The Pseudoalteromonas arctica A 37-1-2 genome includes a region encoding these proteins:
- the rnd gene encoding ribonuclease D, which produces MQYQLIETQNQLNTFVEQIKNKPILAIDTEFMRRRTLYPEVALIQVFDGEHLALIDPLAELSLFDFWEILKDPAVLKVLHSPSEDIEVFQKYAGFVPAPLFDTQFALQLLGEGNCMGFALMVKELQGIEIDKSESRTNWLQRPLTKKQLDYAAADTFYLLPCFELIIDRINAAGFFDIVINESELIAKKRAFQTPDELLYKDIKNAWQLKPHELAVLKELAVWRRNKAIKKNLALNFVLKEHNMTEIAKRGPSSLNALRQIPGVEAIEVNRSGVDIIKCIEVAKEVPDAQHPDVLKRLIDFPTYKKVAKDIKQKITKVAKEHNIPEDVMASKKQVNQLISWNWKLTNEQKQSHIKPDLLSSWRYTYVKDALKEWDT; this is translated from the coding sequence GTGCAATACCAATTGATCGAAACCCAAAATCAACTGAACACTTTTGTTGAACAAATAAAAAATAAACCTATTTTAGCTATTGATACTGAGTTTATGCGTCGTCGTACTTTGTATCCAGAAGTTGCACTTATCCAAGTTTTTGATGGTGAGCATTTAGCGCTTATTGACCCATTAGCGGAACTTTCACTATTTGATTTTTGGGAAATACTTAAAGATCCTGCAGTTTTAAAAGTACTGCATTCTCCTTCAGAAGATATTGAAGTTTTTCAAAAGTACGCAGGCTTTGTCCCAGCCCCATTATTTGATACACAATTTGCGTTGCAGCTACTCGGTGAAGGTAACTGTATGGGTTTTGCTCTTATGGTAAAAGAGCTGCAAGGTATTGAAATAGATAAAAGCGAGTCACGCACTAACTGGCTGCAACGCCCGTTAACTAAAAAACAATTAGACTACGCGGCTGCTGATACTTTTTACTTATTACCGTGTTTTGAGCTGATTATCGATCGTATTAATGCCGCTGGCTTCTTTGACATTGTAATAAACGAAAGTGAATTGATTGCCAAAAAACGTGCATTTCAAACACCTGACGAACTTTTATATAAAGATATTAAAAATGCATGGCAACTTAAACCGCACGAACTGGCGGTGTTAAAAGAGCTTGCTGTATGGCGAAGAAATAAAGCTATCAAGAAAAATTTGGCGCTTAATTTTGTGTTAAAAGAACATAACATGACTGAAATTGCCAAACGTGGTCCTTCAAGTTTAAATGCTCTACGTCAAATTCCAGGTGTTGAAGCTATTGAAGTTAATCGCTCTGGTGTCGATATAATAAAGTGTATTGAAGTTGCCAAAGAAGTTCCAGATGCTCAGCACCCTGATGTACTTAAGCGCTTAATTGATTTTCCTACTTATAAAAAAGTAGCAAAAGATATAAAACAAAAAATCACTAAAGTAGCTAAAGAGCACAATATACCAGAAGATGTTATGGCCTCTAAAAAGCAAGTCAATCAACTGATTAGTTGGAATTGGAAGTTAACTAATGAGCAAAAACAGAGTCATATAAAGCCTGATTTATTGAGCTCTTGGCGATACACCTACGTTAAAGACGCTTTAAAAGAATGGGATACTTAA
- the minD gene encoding septum site-determining protein MinD, whose product MAKVIVVTSGKGGVGKTTSSAAIGTGLALKGYKTVIIDFDIGLRNLDLIMGCERRVVYDFVNVINGEANLNQALIKDKRVDKLFLLPASQTRDKDALTREGVERVLNELKEDFDYIVCDSPAGIEAGAMMAMYFADEAIVTTNPEVSSVRDSDRILGILHSKSKRAEEGLENIKEHLLLTRYNPSRVEKGEMLSVEDVQDILSIPLLGVIPESQAVLSASNSGQPVILDTESDAGQAYSDAINRLLGETVDFRFLDVEKKGLFKRIFGG is encoded by the coding sequence ATGGCAAAAGTAATTGTCGTTACCTCAGGTAAAGGCGGTGTTGGTAAAACAACATCAAGTGCTGCAATTGGCACAGGCTTAGCGTTAAAAGGCTATAAAACAGTTATTATCGACTTTGATATTGGTTTACGTAACTTAGATTTGATTATGGGTTGTGAACGCCGTGTTGTTTATGACTTTGTAAACGTAATTAATGGTGAGGCAAACCTTAACCAGGCGCTTATTAAAGATAAACGTGTAGATAAATTATTTTTACTACCCGCTTCACAAACTCGTGATAAAGACGCATTAACTCGTGAAGGTGTTGAACGCGTATTAAACGAATTAAAAGAAGACTTTGATTACATTGTGTGTGATTCACCAGCAGGTATCGAAGCTGGCGCTATGATGGCAATGTACTTTGCTGACGAAGCAATCGTGACAACAAATCCAGAAGTGTCGTCAGTTCGAGATTCGGATCGTATTTTAGGTATCTTACACAGCAAATCAAAACGTGCTGAAGAAGGCCTAGAAAACATTAAAGAACACTTACTATTAACACGCTATAATCCTAGTCGTGTTGAAAAAGGTGAAATGCTATCGGTAGAAGATGTGCAAGATATTCTGTCAATCCCACTATTAGGTGTTATTCCTGAATCGCAAGCGGTATTAAGTGCTTCAAACTCAGGCCAACCTGTTATATTGGATACAGAATCTGATGCAGGCCAAGCTTATTCTGATGCAATTAACCGCTTACTAGGTGAAACCGTCGATTTTCGCTTCTTAGACGTTGAGAAAAAAGGCTTATTTAAACGGATTTTTGGAGGTTAA
- the minE gene encoding cell division topological specificity factor MinE has product MSLLDYFRSEKKNSASLAKERLQIIVAHERSQRGTPDYLPQLKQDILDVIRKYVNVSTDAVQVQFDQNEDDLAVLELNVTLPDEEKK; this is encoded by the coding sequence GTGTCTTTACTTGACTACTTCCGCTCAGAAAAGAAAAACAGTGCGTCACTAGCAAAAGAGCGATTGCAGATCATTGTCGCGCACGAGCGTTCTCAACGAGGAACGCCGGATTACTTACCACAATTAAAACAAGACATTTTAGATGTGATCCGTAAATACGTGAACGTAAGTACCGATGCAGTTCAGGTTCAGTTTGATCAGAACGAAGACGATTTAGCCGTACTTGAGCTAAACGTTACACTACCTGATGAAGAAAAGAAGTAA